Part of the Henckelia pumila isolate YLH828 chromosome 2, ASM3356847v2, whole genome shotgun sequence genome is shown below.
TCACCCTCGTTCAATGTCAGACCATGGAGCATCATGCTGCActgaaacaaaattttaaaatcatttaaattttgattGCTGGGGTGGGAATGAATAAAAGATCTGAAACTAAATCACCTCCCAAATGACATATTGACATCCTTCTCTAGAGGAGCACATACTACTGGACATATGGCTAGTCAAACAAACCTCACAAAAGCTCTTAAAAACAAAGTCAGCTGCAATGAACTCTTGCATGCTAGAAGTTCTCAAAATAATCGAGAACAGAATTTAGGGCAGGCTCAACTTGTGGCTCCTCCCCAAGTACTTTACTTGCAAGGGCATCACGATTCTTAGGGTGATAGATGACTAGGTCACCAATACATCTGAGTGTCTGACAAAAGTTGCAACATCAAATGAGAACATCAGAAACTACACAGAAAATAAGACATGATAAACTTGATAATATTTTACGAGGAAAGAAAACCACCACATTTGCACATTGAAAATGAAAATGGTATTGTAATTTGACCAATTAATGAACATTTTTCTATACTCAACTCTCAAGTTGACAAATCACCAAAAACTAACATGCTGACAAAAACATCTTAAAAGCATCATGTGGTCCATCTTACAAACTTATCCTACCACAAGCAAAGTATACGACGGGGAAAGTttccattattattttttgacagATAATAACTTATTTTCCAAAAGTATTTGGGAGAGAAGGAAACAATAATGATCAGATGTGTTTGAATAAAGTATCAGAATATTGTGGAACAGTTATCTTACCATACAACGAACAGCAACAGGGGCCCATTGACTTTCAACTCCCAACATTAGAAGATGATCCAATACCTTCCTCTACAGTAATTAAAGTTAAGTGTGAGAAAACAGTGCAATAGGaaaatttaaattcttcataTAAACTTTGAGCTTATAATGACCTGAACCAAAACTTTTTTATTGGCCATACTGTCGGTGTCTTTTCCAGGATCAGCTTCTGGATTTCCTTGTAGGAGTAAATTAATAGTGTCCAACACACTAACAAGATTTATCGTCTACTCGCAACCAGTTGTTGAAAAAGGGATAAAAAATTAGAACAAGATCACATGTTAGAGAGAAACTAAATccttatatcacacaaacaaaaGACCTTCAAGAACATTTTTGTTTTACCTTCTGCTGTGTGAATTTATAGGTGCTTCCTCTGAGCttcaaaatcaagatcaaagAGTCAAAGCCCATTGTCTCCCTAAGTAACACCTATGCTACATTCCACTCCAATTCGAACATTAAGACACTAAtctaaattttagtatttatggAGAAACAAAAAGTACTTGTTTAAACAAGTAACAGTGAGCCCAACCTGATTTGAAGCATTATTTCAAAGGAGATTGTTTAGCAATTCGAGACAGTCCTTTTTACATGAACTGAATTAATTCACGAGCTAAAAACAGAAGATCTATCAAAGGCCACGAAAACTCGGAATTTTGATGAGCTTTTAGCCATCCCTTTCTTTAGTATGAGACGTATGCCCCAcagtttccttttctttttcaatcacATAAATATTGGGATTAAAAGGGCTGGTAATGTGATAAAATCACTTGATGTAACCttcttaaataaacttaaatagaCTGTAATTAATAATTGAGATCAACATAAGCATATGCATCACAGTACACCGGTACAAAAACTAATCAATGGAAACATTCTTACTTGAGTAACTACCAGGTCCTTTCTCTGGTTCTCCACCTAGTGATAAAGATTTCTCCTCCTGCATCTTAGCTAGTGCAACTTCTTTCTCAGCATCTTCCTGCAATGCTTTTTCACAAGCTACCTTTTCCTCCTTGATTTTCCTTTTAGCTTTAGCAGCTTCATGGTCCATTCTCTCTTGCTCCTATTTTCCTCTGACGCTCCCTAGCCTAACAAAGAACATGAAATTCAAAGAGATGTACTTCTATAGAACATTTTTAAGGGACAAAAAAGGTCATTATTTATGGATTCAGTTGATATTGTTACCTAGAACGATAGAACTATAACTTGTAAAACAAAAAGGAATTTGAATTCGAAATCATACATGAAAATATGTAAAACCACAACATATGAAAGATCGTAGTGGTTACTTTAGCCACAAACTAATGCAAAGTACACGTTGGCAAATTCCATTCAGACACAGTCAAgtgaaatgaaataaaaatggtTATCGAGAATGCCTGGTTCTCAGCCACATTTTGGACAACAAAACTTAATCAAGCCCAAGATACAATTTGTGCACATGTAATGCATGAaagtttataaatttataagAAAACGAGAAAGTATTCCATCTGCTTCGGCCACCAAAGGGCAGAGTCGAAGCAAACATTTCACTCTATATGAGACCTAAGTCAATACTTTCCCAGATTCAGATTTCAAAACTGGAAAACAACCACAAAAACATGTAAAAAAAACCAATAAAATCTTATAAATCCAAACAATCCACCCTCCGTAACAA
Proteins encoded:
- the LOC140883260 gene encoding golgin candidate 6-like, encoding MGFDSLILILKLRGSTYKFTQQKTINLVSVLDTINLLLQGNPEADPGKDTDSMANKKVLVQRKVLDHLLMLGVESQWAPVAVRCMTLRCIGDLVIYHPKNRDALASKVLGEEPQVEPALNSVLDYFENF